The Coleofasciculus chthonoplastes PCC 7420 region TGAATATGTCCAAAATTGAGGCGGGTAGGATTTCCCTGTCAGAAAATAGCTTTGACCTTTACAGTTTGGTCGATTCCATTGCCGAGATGTTGCGCCTGAAAGCCCTATCGAAAGGGGTACAACTTATGGTTGAGCGAACGGCAAATGTGCCGAACTATGGGATGGCGGATGAGGGAAAATTGCGGCAGATCTTGATTAATTTAGTGGGGAATGCGGTTAAATTTACGTCACAAGGTAGGGTTATTTTGCGCGTGCAAGAGATATCCGATAGGATAACCGCACCAACGAACACAGATACTCAATCCAGGCTGTTTTTTGAAGTTGAAGACACAGGCGTTGGCATTCCCCCGGATGAACTGGATACCCTGTTTCAGGCTTTTGTGCAAACGAAAACCAGTCAGCGATCGCAGTCAGGAACGGGTTTAGGTTTAGCGATTAGTCGTCGATTTGTCCAGTTGATGGGTGGGGACATTACCATTAACAGTACTCCCGGTCAAGGTACATTGGTTAAATTTGATATCCCTATTGGCATTGTTCTCCAAGACCAGACTCCTCGTCAACCCTTAAGTCAACAGGTGATTGGCATCGCACCCGACCAACCCAACTATCGCATTTTAGTGGTTGAAGATCAATGGGCAAATCGCAAACCCCTGGTTAAGTTTCTGGAATCCTTAGGATTAGACGTGCGAGAAGCCGATAATGGTCAAGTGGCTGTGGCTATTTGGGAACATTGGCACCCTCATCTGATTTGGTTAGATATGCGAATGCCTGTAATGAATGGGTATGAAGCCACCCAATTGATTAAATCCCATCCTCTGGGAAAGACAACCGTGATTATTGCCTTAACCGCTAGCGCTTTTGATGAAGAACGAACCGCTATTTTAGACGCAGGTTGTGATGATTTTGTCGCCAAGCCCTTCCGAACGGATGCAATTTTAGAGAAAATGGGACAACATTTAGGACTCCGTTATCGCTATGAAAATGCTGCCCCACCCTCATCCGATGCTGAGACACCGATATTAACCCCTGAGGATTTAAAGGTGATGCCGACGAATTGGATTGCCCAGTTACACCAAGCCGCCATTCAGCTTAATAACAAACAGATTATTCAGCTTATCGAACAAATTCCCCCAGAACAGATGTTATTCGCTAAGGCGTTAACTGATTTAGTTAATAATTTTCGGTGTGATGTCATTATGGATATAGCTCACAAGGCTATCTCCTGATAAAAACCTCCTTTTTTTCCGGTATTTTAGATACGGGACATACTTCAATAGAATATTAGTTGGATACACTCTAATTTAATTCCAGCTCCCTCTGCTCTCCCTAGCCCTTGCCGTATTACACTATCCGCCATCCTTATGGCAACCAGACTTGCTTATGAATAGTTATCAGCCAAAAACAGCACAAGGAATTATTTTAATCGTTGATGATACAGCCGATAGCTTACGTCTGTTGGAAGCCGCACTAACAAGATATGGGTATGAAGTTCGCAGCACAGTCAACGGCAGCATGGCATTAATGGCGGCAAAAGCGGTAGCACCTGATCTGATTTTGTTAGACATTAAAATGCCCGACATGAATGGCTATGACGTTTGTTCAGCCTTGAAAGCTTCACCCGTCACTCGTGATATTCCGATAATTTTTATTAGCGCCTTAGATGAAGTCTTTGATAAAGTCAAAGCCTTTGCCTTGGGAGGGGCTGACTATATTACTAAACCTTTTCAATTTGAAGAGGTTTTGGCGCGTGTCGATCATCAACTGACGATTCGTCAACTTACCCAGGGTTTAGAGCAACGAGTTGAAGAACGAACCGCCCAATTAAAACAAACCTTACAGGAGTTACAACAAGCCCAAGTTCAGCTTATACAAATTGAAAAAATGGCAACCTTGGGTCAACTGGTAGCCGCCGTAGCTCATGAAATTAACAATCCTGTAGGCTTTATTAATGGAAATCTCAGTTGTGCCAAGGATTATACGAACGATCTGATTTCCCTGCTGCGTCTGTATCAAGACAAATTTCCCCATCCCGGATCTGAAATCGAACAAGAAAGTCAGGATATTGAACTTGATTATTTGATTGAAGATCTGCCCAGTATTTTATCCTCAATGAAAAAAGGAGTTGATCGTCTCTTTCAGTTAAGTAGCTCTTTGCGAACCTTTTCTCGTTTGGATGCTCATACCAAGGTAGTCTTTAATATCCATGATGGAATCGATAGTACACTATTAATTTTAAAGCACCGCCTTAAGGCAAATGATAAACGTCCAGCAATCGAAGTGATTAAAAACTACGGCGAATTACCGCCTATTGAGTGTTATCCTGGGCAATTAAACCAAGTTTTTATGAATCTTATTGCTAATGCGATAGATGCATTAGATGAATTACAGACAAAGAAGTCGAATGAATTGAATAAAGACTATTTGCCTCAAATTAAAATTGATACCGACATTCAGTACGATAAAGAAATAGTTATTATTCGGATTCGCGATAATGGAATAGGAATGCCAAGTAAGGTAAAAGACTGCATATTTGATAATTTTTTTACTACCAAGCCCGTGGGGAAAGGAACGGGTTTAGGCTTATCGATTGCGCGTCAGATTGTAGTCGAAAAGCATGGAGGTTCCCTAAATTTTAGTTCCGCACCAGAGCAAGGAACTGAGTTTGTGATTGAGTTGCCCATGTCATAAGTCTGATAGTCTGACTTTTCACGGCAATTTGTTATTTGTTATTTGTCATTTGTCATACTCGCTAAGCACCAAGCAAGCTACGTCCTTTGTAGGGGCGGGTTTAGCCACTAGGCTAGCTTGTTACTAATAAATGAACAACAAAACCCGCCCTGATTCATAACTCCAATGCTAACGGATTGAATAGTCCTGTTTTGGATCAACTTTAGCC contains the following coding sequences:
- a CDS encoding sensor histidine kinase; protein product: MNSYQPKTAQGIILIVDDTADSLRLLEAALTRYGYEVRSTVNGSMALMAAKAVAPDLILLDIKMPDMNGYDVCSALKASPVTRDIPIIFISALDEVFDKVKAFALGGADYITKPFQFEEVLARVDHQLTIRQLTQGLEQRVEERTAQLKQTLQELQQAQVQLIQIEKMATLGQLVAAVAHEINNPVGFINGNLSCAKDYTNDLISLLRLYQDKFPHPGSEIEQESQDIELDYLIEDLPSILSSMKKGVDRLFQLSSSLRTFSRLDAHTKVVFNIHDGIDSTLLILKHRLKANDKRPAIEVIKNYGELPPIECYPGQLNQVFMNLIANAIDALDELQTKKSNELNKDYLPQIKIDTDIQYDKEIVIIRIRDNGIGMPSKVKDCIFDNFFTTKPVGKGTGLGLSIARQIVVEKHGGSLNFSSAPEQGTEFVIELPMS